The Pectinophora gossypiella chromosome 10, ilPecGoss1.1, whole genome shotgun sequence genome contains a region encoding:
- the LOC126370378 gene encoding uncharacterized protein LOC126370378 gives MATYRVKRTSIPKPKVMTKSVQEESPTIHDLPSLRRKRTLAYNRMKKILDVALQAKSTSLPDDTELFLAHYSSVSKLIESFEDAHGDILTLLDEKCEEDEDSYREQFDSMYFDIVAVYSQLTRKSESQSTAPNRPASAPTVKLPKIEIPKFSGNIKSWPEYYDIFNALIHENGSLSNTEKMQYLVSTLSGDALGLIRTFPAQGIYYEEAYRTLVARYRDKRELAFTCWKEMQAVNIKANTPLEFRRVLDTFNENLTILKGLGLPTAQWDFVLCYLLLSKLDSKTRCEFEQAHPTTELPCYATLKDFLYSKCEALVRDTHFSSQARSSSNNPRTLDSKKSNQGHKATTSVFLSKTDKESEKPVVKQPKPQVKSSTPVSSPSSVPASQSAVSVKCSYCNSDHSIARCVTFTNLPLQARADYAKDHHWCFNCLKSSHGVRDCNSLFRCQKCRQKHHTLLHNDDSHPAEDVSTPQEASCHSPQVRVLTSIGDSSVVLLSTAVISVMDSSGQFHFLRALIDCGSQAHFITERAAHCLGLDCIPSARTISGLGKSSASVSGVVKLKIGLNDKVVFNLDALTIPNICGYVPNVRLNATSWQHLRDLPLADPNCCRPGPIDVLLGAEVFSSLLLPGKVGGSSTQPSALNTVFGWILLGNASCGKDTETEINSFLITNEQLYNEVKRLWELDSIPQSSHLSPDEQKCEDIFSNQHSRDTSGRYTVALPFKEGKENLTFPGSRDIALRRFHALERKLNSNPVLKEQYSEFMNDYLQSGHMNVVSPVDLTKGRYYIPHHCVLRPDSATTKLRVVFDASAKDMTGKSLNETLLIGPKLQTNILEILIRFRIHPVVFTSDVRQMYRQILVQEEDRDFQRIFWRSNSTQPVQEYRLNTVTYGVSSAPFLACRAVKQLSEDESDLHLAHSIVQSDMYIDDIVTGFPDFQQALQAKSEIIDLLGRGQMELRKWASNCPELLADLPPEHCLTNQVSMDVEKSHTLKVLGLIWDPQSDTFSFEVKPQIRRCTRRTILSELARIFDPLGFLSPITLSSKILVQKLWILNVSWDDEPPSEIVQQWELMLEQLPTVKSLRIPRCLASPTPVSCQLHGFADSSESGYGAVIYLRCCDPDGNIQVYLVAAKSRVAPTKKVSLPRLELCASVLLADLLKIIKELYLPLLPITDTYAWSDSTVALAWIRSPSCRWKTFVANRVSHIQESIPGANWHHVPSSDNPADVASRGQMPTELVHNSLWWAGPPWLVDSSDRWPSAGHDETQNNKILQEEKGQTLLVNDDIRHFIDQLLERYSSIRKVQRILCYLIRFVHYSRRKDSVQSLSSCPFSRVELHHALLVIVRHVQAQHFEKEIAQLKEQKLLSKQFRKLSPFLDDHGVLRVGGRLSRSGLEFEHKHPALLPRSSRFTYMIIEEIHAENGHPGVNTLLYLLTQQFWLLSPKRAIRHCLSKCLKCYRMKPTPLEPYMSDLPFVRVNQAKPFSIIGTDYGGPFRIKLGNHRGAKIGKAYLCLFVCFSTKAVHLEVVSDLSTDAFLAALRRFVGRRGRVSIIHSDCGTNYVGASNHLNSLMNSAARSEGIEFRFNPPSSPHFGGVWEIQIKAVKTHLYRIVGTQTLNFEELTTLFVQIEAMLNSRPLYPVSSDPNDLTVLTPGHFLTLEPMTTVPDEDYSNLNLNRLGRWQLIQRFQRDFWVRWRNEYLNSLMQRAKWTSSEKPLSVGSVVILKTDSTTPLH, from the coding sequence ATGGCTACTTATCGAGTTAAGCGTACTAGCATACCTAAACCTAAAGTAATGACTAAATCAGTTCAGGAGGAGTCTCCTACCATACACGACTTACCATCACTCCGTCGGAAACGTACTTTAGCCTATAATCGTATGAAAAAGATACTCGATGTTGCTCTGCAAGCGAAATCCACCTCTCTGCCTGATGATACAGAGTTGTTTCTCGCGCACTACTCGTCGGTTTCTAAGCTAATAGAAAGTTTTGAAGACGCCCATGGCGATATACTTACCTTGCTGGACGAGAAGTGCGAAGAAGATGAAGATAGTTATCGTGAACAGTTCGACTCGATGTATTTTGACATTGTAGCTGTTTATTCGCAGTTAACTCGTAAATCCGAGAGCCAATCCACAGCTCCTAACCGACCTGCTTCTGCGCCTACTGTGAAATTACCTAAGATCGAAATACCGAAATTTTCGGGTAACATTAAATCATGGCCCGAATATTACGACATATTCAATGCATTGATACACGAAAATGGATCTCTTTCCAATACAGAGAAGATGCAGTATCTCGTCTCAACATTATCCGGCGATGCCTTGGGACTCATCCGTACTTTTCCCGCTCAAGGTATTTACTATGAAGAGGCCTACCGCACATTGGTCGCGCGTTATCGTGATAAGCGCGAACTAGCATTCACGTGTTGGAAAGAGATGCAAGCCGTCAATATTAAGGCGAACACACCACTCGAGTTCCGCCGTGTTCTCGATACTTTTAATGAGAATCTTACAATATTAAAAGGACTTGGTTTGCCGACGGCTCAATGGGACTTTGTTCTATGTTACTTGTTGCTTTCTAAGCTCGATTCCAAAACCCGCTGTGAGTTCGAACAGGCTCATCCGACAACGGAATTACCGTGTTATGCTACGTTGAAGGATTTTCTATATTCAAAATGCGAAGCCCTTGTTCGTGACACTCATTTCTCTTCTCAAGCTCGTAGTAGCAGCAACAATCCCCGCACTTTAGACTCGAAGAAATCCAATCAAGGACACAAGGCTACCACTTCGGTGTTCTTGTCTAAAACTGACAAAGAATCTGAAAAGCCGGTTGTCAAGCAACCCAAGCCGCAGGTCAAGAGCTCCACGCCCGTTTCTTCGCCTTCAAGCGTACCGGCTTCTCAATCCGCTGTTAGTGTGAAGTGTTCATATTGTAATTCGGATCATTCCATTGCACGTTGTGTTACTTTCACTAACCTCCCGTTACAAGCTCGCGCCGACTACGCCAAGGATCATCATTGGTGCTTCAACTGCCTAAAGAGTTCGCATGGCGTCAGGGATTGCAATTCTCTTTTCAGGTGTCAGAAATGCCGCCAAAAACACCACACGCTTCTTCATAATGATGACAGTCATCCCGCTGAAGATGTATCTACCCCTCAAGAGGCTTCGTGTCACTCTCCGCAGGTCCGTGTGCTTACGAGTATTGGCGACAGTTCCGTGGTTCTCCTTTCAACTGCTGTAATCAGTGTCATGGATTCGTCGGGCCAGTTTCATTTCCTTCGAGCTTTAATCGACTGTGGTAGTCAGGCTCACTTCATCACCGAGCGCGCTGCTCATTGCTTGGGGCTTGACTGCATTCCCTCGGCTCGAACCATCAGTGGCTTAGGCAAATCTTCGGCTTCCGTGTCTGGAGTGGTCAAGCTGAAAATCGGATTAAATGATAAGGTTGTGTTCAATCTCGATGCATTAACTATACCTAATATATGCGGATACGTACCTAACGTGCGATTGAACGCGACATCATGGCAGCATTTGCGCGACTTACCTCTCGCGGATCCTAATTGTTGTAGGCCCGGTCCGATCGACGTACTCCTAGGTGCTGAAGTCTTCTCGTCTCTTCTACTTCCTGGAAAGGTTGGTGGAAGCTCTACTCAGCCCTCTGCGTTGAACACGGTCTTCGGCTGGATTCTCCTCGGCAATGCTAGCTGCGGGAAGGATACCGAAACTGAGATTAATTCTTTTCTTATTACGAATGAACAACTCTACAATGAGGTGAAGCGGCTATGGGAGTTAGACTCTATACCGCAATCTTCACATCTCTCACCTGATGAGCAGAAGTGTGAAGATATCTTTTCGAACCAGCATTCACGTGACACATCCGGCAGGTATACCGTTGCTTTACCTTTCAAAGAGGGTAAAGAAAATCTCACCTTTCCAGGATCACGTGATATTGCACTTCGTCGTTTTCATGCGCTCGAACGTAAACTCAACAGTAATCCGGTTCTAAAAGAACAATACTCGGAATTCATGAATGACTATCTCCAAAGTGGTCACATGAATGTCGTATCGCCCGTAGACTTGACCAAAGGGAGGTATTATATACCTCATCATTGTGTCCTCCGCCCTGACAGTGCCACTACGAAGTTACGCGTCGTGTTTGATGCCTCCGCTAAAGACATGACAGGCAAATCGTTAAACGAAACTTTACTCATCGGTCCAAAATTGCAAACGAACATTTTGGAAATTCTTATCCGGTTTCGTATTCACCCTGTAGTCTTCACATCCGACGTGCGTCAAATGTATCGACAAATTTTAGTTCAGGAAGAGGATCGAGATTTTCAGCGCATCTTCTGGCGCTCCAACTCTACGCAACCAGTTCAAGAATACCGCTTGAACACCGTCACTTACGGTGTTTCTTCAGCTCCCTTCCTTGCGTGTCGTGCTGTCAAGCAACTCTCTGAGGATGAAAGTGATCTCCATCTTGCACATTCCATCGTTCAATCCGACATGTATATCGACGACATTGTTACCGGCTTTCCTGACTTTCAGCAGGCTTTACAAGCTAAATCTGAAATCATTGACCTCTTGGGCCGAGGCCAAATGGAACTGCGAAAGTGGGCAAGTAACTGTCCTGAGCTGCTTGCCGACTTACCTCCCGAGCATTGCCTTACTAACCAAGTGTCGATGGATGTTGAAAAGTCTCACACTTTAAAGGTTCTTGGATTAATTTGGGATCCTCAAAGTGACACCTTTTCTTTCGAAGTTAAACCGCAAATACGAAGGTGTACCCGCCGCACAATCCTCAGTGAGTTGGCTCGTATTTTCGATCCATTGGGCTTCTTGTCTCCGATAACGCTGTCATCTAAAATCTTAGTACAGAAGCTCTGGATACTCAACGTGTCATGGGATGATGAACCTCCTTCTGAAATCGTTCAACAGTGGGAACTCATGCTCGAGCAGTTGCCTACTGTCAAATCCCTGAGAATTCCACGCTGTCTTGCTTCACCGACGCCAGTGTCCTGTCAGCTTCATGGATTTGCAGACAGCTCTGAATCCGGATACGGTGCTGTAATATATTTGCGCTGCTGTGACCCTGACGGAAATATTCAGGTGTATCTCGTTGCTGCAAAGTCTCGCGTCGCTCCCACGAAAAAGGTCTCTCTGCCGCGTCTGGAGTTGTGTGCCTCAGTCCTTCTCGCCGATCTCCTGAAAATAATCAAAGAATTGTACTTACCGTTGCTGCCGATCACCGATACTTACGCGTGGTCTGATTCTACTGTGGCTTTAGCTTGGATTCGATCTCCTTCCTGTAGATGGAAAACCTTCGTTGCCAACCGAGTCAGCCATATTCAGGAGTCCATACCCGGAGCAAACTGGCATCATGTACCTTCTAGCGACAATCCGGCAGATGTCGCCTCTCGTGGTCAAATGCCAACCGAGCTCGTTCACAACTCGTTATGGTGGGCGGGTCCTCCCTGGCTTGTTGATAGCTCAGATAGATGGCCTAGCGCTGGTCATGATGAGACCCAAAACAACAAAATCTTACAGGAAGAGAAAGGTCAGACTTTGCTCGTTAACGATGACATTCGTCATTTCATCGATCAGCTTCTTGAGAGATACTCTTCAATTCGGAAGGTTCAGCGTATTCTGTGCTATTTAATTCGATTCGTTCATTACTCGAGACGCAAAGATAGCGTTCAATCTTTGTCGTCATGTCCTTTCAGTAGAGTTGAGCTTCATCATGCGCTTCTAGTTATCGTTCGTCACGTTCAAGCTCAgcattttgaaaaagaaattgcTCAGTTAAAAGAACAAAAACTTCTTTCTAAGCAGTTCAGGAAACTCAGCCCTTTCTTGGATGATCATGGTGTTCTCAGGGTGGGCGGTCGGCTTTCACGTTCCGGCTTGGAGTTCGAGCACAAGCATCCTGCCTTGCTGCCTCGGTCCTCACGTTTTACCTACATGATCATTGAAGAGATCCATGCCGAGAATGGTCATCCCGGAGTGAACACTTTGTTGTATTTGCTGACTCAGCAATTTTGGCTTCTTTCACCCAAACGTGCCATACGGCATTGTTTATCTAAGTGCTTGAAATGCTATCGTATGAAGCCCACTCCTCTTGAACCGTATATGAGTGACTTACCTTTTGTACGTGTTAATCAAGCGAAACCATTCTCAATAATCGGTACTGACTACGGCGGTCCATTCCGCATAAAACTAGGAAATCATCGTGGTGCGAAAATCGGAAAAGCTTACCTTTGCCTATTCGTGTGCTTCAGCACAAAAGCAGTACACCTCGAAGTCGTTTCCGACCTCTCGACAGACGCATTTCTTGCCGCACTGCGCAGATTCGTAGGCCGTCGTGGTAGAGTCAGCATTATTCACTCGGACTGTGGTACGAATTACGTAGGCGCGAGTAACCACCTAAATTCATTGATGAACTCAGCCGCTCGAAGTGAGGGCATCGAATTCCGTTTTAATCCGCCGTCGAGTCCTCACTTCGGGGGAGTATGGGAAATCCAGATCAAGGCTGTGAAAACTCACCTTTACCGCATCGTCGGTACACAAACCCTTAATTTCGAGGAATTAACAACATTATTTGTCCAAATCGAAGCTATGCTTAACTCGAGGCCATTATACCCGGTTAGTTCAGATCCCAACGATCTTACCGTGCTAACACCCGGTCATTTTCTTACGTTAGAACCAATGACGACCGTTCCTGATGAGGACTATTCGAATCTTAACCTAAATCGTCTCGGGCGATGGCAGTTAATACAGCGTTTTCAACGTGACTTCTGGGTCCGTTGGAGGAATGAATACCTCAATTCTTTAATGCAACGCGCAAAATGGACATCATCGGAAAAACCATTATCCGTAGGCTCCGTGGTAATACTTAAGACAGACTCGACTACGCCTTTGCACTGA